In Chryseobacterium lactis, a single genomic region encodes these proteins:
- the metE gene encoding 5-methyltetrahydropteroyltriglutamate--homocysteine S-methyltransferase, whose amino-acid sequence MQTHLLGYPRIGSNRELKKACEQYWAGKTSIDQLLETGNAISHQNWKLQHDAGIDLIPCNDFSYYDQVLDMTLTIGAIPERYQEIASDESRSELDLYFAMARGYQKNGLDITAMEMTKWFDTNYHYIVPEFQKNQSFKLFSNKIINEFISAKQAGINAKPVIIGLITYLLLGKEKEENFDKLDLVSNLLPVYIQILTELENQGAEYIQFDEPFLALDLDNKAKEAYELVYNEIRKQFPNLKIIVATYFEGLKDNTSLAVHLPVDVLHIDLVRNPEQLEEILPLLPRSLSLSLGIVDGRNIWKNDFEKSLQLVKKVIHEIGTERILIAPSCSLLHSPFDLDSEKDEAILSPEIKEWLAFAKQKVHEVVALKKLANNPDYHALQLLAENKKAIETRKVSTLIHNQEVKNRIAIITEDDAQRRNPFNVRKEIQQKELQLPLFPTTTIGSFPQTKEVRSWRAQFKKGELTAEQYDTLLKQETERTIHWQEEIGIDVLVHGEFERNDMVEYFGEQLSGFAFTQNGWVQSYGSRCVKPPVIYGDVHRPHPMTVYWSEYAQSVTKKWVKGMLTGPVTILQWSFVRDDQPRSSTCKQIALAIRDEVNDLEKAGIRIIQIDEPAIREGLPLRKSEWQTYLKWAVEAFRISASGVEDATQIHTHMCYSEFNDIIQNIADMDADVITIECSRSQMELLNAFADFKYPNEIGPGVYDIHSPRVPSKEEMVALLRKAQAVIPAQQLWVNPDCGLKTRHWDETEKALKAMVEASREASLEYAVQEK is encoded by the coding sequence ATGCAAACACACCTTCTTGGCTATCCGCGAATTGGTAGCAACAGAGAACTAAAAAAAGCCTGTGAACAATATTGGGCAGGCAAAACATCAATTGATCAGCTTCTGGAAACCGGAAATGCAATCAGCCATCAAAACTGGAAACTTCAGCACGATGCAGGAATAGACCTTATCCCTTGTAATGATTTTTCCTATTATGATCAGGTATTGGATATGACTTTAACAATAGGAGCTATTCCCGAGCGTTATCAGGAAATAGCTTCTGATGAGTCCCGGTCTGAGCTTGACCTTTATTTTGCAATGGCGAGAGGATATCAGAAAAACGGATTAGATATTACAGCGATGGAAATGACCAAATGGTTTGATACCAACTACCATTACATCGTTCCTGAGTTTCAAAAAAATCAGTCATTTAAATTATTTTCAAACAAAATCATCAATGAATTCATTAGTGCCAAACAGGCAGGAATTAATGCAAAACCGGTTATCATTGGTTTGATTACTTATCTTCTTTTAGGAAAAGAAAAAGAGGAGAATTTTGATAAACTGGACCTGGTTTCAAACCTGCTGCCTGTTTATATTCAAATCCTGACAGAGCTTGAAAATCAAGGGGCAGAATATATCCAGTTTGATGAACCATTCCTTGCGTTAGATCTTGATAATAAAGCAAAAGAAGCCTATGAATTGGTTTACAACGAGATCAGAAAACAATTTCCAAATCTTAAAATTATTGTAGCGACTTATTTCGAAGGATTAAAAGACAACACCTCTCTTGCAGTACATCTTCCTGTTGATGTATTACATATTGATCTTGTACGAAACCCGGAACAGCTTGAAGAAATTCTACCATTGCTTCCCAGATCATTAAGTCTTTCTCTGGGCATTGTAGATGGAAGAAACATCTGGAAAAATGATTTTGAAAAATCGTTGCAGTTGGTTAAAAAGGTAATCCATGAAATTGGAACAGAAAGGATATTGATTGCTCCTTCATGTTCATTGCTTCACTCTCCTTTTGATCTTGATTCTGAAAAAGATGAGGCTATTTTATCTCCTGAAATTAAAGAATGGTTAGCTTTTGCCAAACAGAAAGTTCATGAAGTTGTTGCTTTAAAAAAATTGGCAAACAATCCTGATTATCATGCTTTACAACTGTTGGCAGAAAATAAAAAGGCCATAGAAACCCGTAAAGTTTCAACTTTAATTCACAATCAGGAAGTAAAAAACCGTATTGCTATAATCACTGAGGATGATGCGCAAAGGAGAAATCCATTTAATGTAAGAAAAGAAATTCAGCAGAAAGAATTGCAACTTCCTTTATTCCCGACCACAACGATCGGTTCATTTCCTCAAACCAAGGAAGTGAGAAGTTGGAGAGCCCAATTCAAAAAAGGAGAACTTACTGCAGAACAATATGATACTTTATTGAAACAGGAAACGGAAAGGACCATCCACTGGCAGGAAGAGATCGGAATTGATGTACTGGTTCATGGAGAATTTGAACGTAATGATATGGTTGAATATTTTGGCGAACAGCTTTCCGGATTTGCCTTTACCCAAAACGGATGGGTTCAGAGCTATGGAAGCCGTTGTGTAAAACCACCTGTCATTTACGGTGATGTACACCGCCCCCATCCTATGACGGTGTATTGGTCAGAATATGCTCAATCGGTGACAAAAAAATGGGTAAAAGGAATGTTAACCGGCCCTGTAACTATTCTTCAATGGTCTTTTGTACGGGATGATCAGCCTCGCTCATCAACGTGTAAACAAATTGCTCTCGCCATTCGTGATGAGGTGAATGACCTTGAAAAAGCAGGGATCAGAATCATCCAGATCGATGAACCCGCGATCAGAGAAGGTCTTCCGTTAAGAAAATCAGAATGGCAAACTTATCTGAAATGGGCCGTGGAAGCTTTTAGAATTTCGGCTAGTGGTGTTGAGGATGCCACTCAAATCCATACCCATATGTGTTATTCTGAATTCAACGATATTATCCAGAATATTGCAGATATGGATGCCGATGTCATTACCATAGAATGTTCCAGAAGCCAGATGGAGCTGTTAAATGCTTTCGCTGATTTTAAATATCCGAATGAAATTGGCCCCGGTGTATATGACATTCATTCTCCCAGAGTTCCTTCAAAAGAAGAAATGGTAGCACTACTGAGAAAAGCACAGGCGGTTATTCCCGCACAACAACTTTGGGTAAACCCCGATTGTGGACTAAAAACACGCCACTGGGATGAAACAGAGAAGGCTTTAAAAGCTATGGTAGAAGCCTCGCGAGAAGCCAGTCTTGAATATGCAGTTCAGGAAAAATAA
- a CDS encoding tetratricopeptide repeat protein, translating to MKSSINKYSMLLLLISIILSCHSSQKEGLDKTLSWSLIKESHKLLKSGKYTEYVNLQREYLKISEQNGYERDKMLCYTNLAELSISSGNTKYAVFLLKKTEKILETFPDIRTEAILHESYARLSRYLNMHDNSLYYNAKAIKTVSQLGDVEQKKYYLSLFYKDRGAYLYFSSQRDSCTTYFHKALELTDDRAEILCDMAEFYRTSGKLDSAFTYLQKAQHAVDLHKIADQPDYLNYHINLIKGKYYFNQHQYKESEVDYLASLQALNAINKVYGSFYFSELYSWMTRLYKEIGNKQKAHYYEDLYSHEKEKIEYSQKSILKPVMEKFIAEIKKDDEKQHGRMQYTIISLGILCLIIIIYSYRQVKTLQIRREILHNKATELQGQILDKRYEEILDLAKKNDSSFLSRFKEVYPGFITKLMDINPHLESSELVFCAMLKLNFSSKEIASYTFILHTSVQQRKRRLRRRLNISSEIDIYQFFNKL from the coding sequence ATGAAAAGTAGTATCAATAAATACAGTATGCTTCTCTTACTTATTAGTATAATTTTGTCTTGCCATTCTTCTCAAAAAGAAGGTCTGGATAAAACATTGAGCTGGTCATTAATAAAGGAAAGTCATAAGCTATTAAAATCAGGGAAATATACGGAGTATGTTAATTTGCAGAGAGAATATTTAAAAATTTCAGAGCAAAATGGATATGAACGGGATAAGATGCTATGCTACACTAATCTTGCAGAATTAAGTATTTCGTCCGGAAACACAAAGTATGCAGTTTTTCTATTAAAAAAAACAGAAAAGATTCTCGAAACCTTTCCCGATATTAGGACTGAAGCCATTTTGCATGAATCTTATGCCAGATTGAGCAGGTATCTTAATATGCATGATAACTCTCTTTATTATAATGCCAAAGCTATTAAAACCGTTAGCCAGCTTGGAGATGTAGAACAAAAAAAGTACTATTTATCATTGTTTTATAAAGATAGAGGGGCATATTTATATTTCAGTTCCCAAAGAGATTCTTGTACAACTTATTTTCATAAAGCTCTAGAGCTTACCGATGATCGGGCAGAGATTCTCTGTGATATGGCAGAATTTTATCGTACATCAGGTAAGCTTGACTCTGCTTTTACCTATTTGCAAAAAGCACAACATGCTGTAGATCTTCATAAAATCGCTGATCAGCCGGACTATCTTAATTATCATATTAATCTCATCAAAGGAAAATATTATTTCAATCAACATCAATACAAAGAATCAGAGGTTGATTATTTAGCATCTTTACAGGCGCTTAATGCTATTAACAAGGTATATGGTTCTTTTTATTTTTCAGAATTGTATAGCTGGATGACCAGGCTTTATAAAGAAATCGGAAACAAACAAAAAGCACATTATTATGAAGATCTATACAGTCATGAAAAAGAAAAAATAGAATATAGCCAGAAATCAATCCTTAAACCAGTCATGGAAAAATTTATCGCGGAGATTAAAAAGGATGATGAGAAACAACATGGACGGATGCAGTACACCATTATTTCTTTAGGGATTCTTTGTTTGATCATCATCATATATTCATACAGACAAGTAAAGACTTTACAGATAAGAAGAGAGATACTGCATAATAAAGCCACTGAGTTGCAGGGACAAATTTTAGATAAACGCTATGAAGAAATTTTGGATTTGGCAAAAAAGAATGATTCTTCATTTCTGTCCAGGTTTAAAGAGGTTTATCCCGGCTTTATAACCAAATTGATGGATATAAATCCTCATCTTGAAAGCTCAGAACTTGTATTTTGTGCCATGCTAAAATTAAATTTTTCATCCAAAGAGATTGCCAGCTATACTTTTATATTGCATACATCTGTCCAACAAAGAAAGCGCAGGCTTCGACGACGCCTTAACATTTCGAGCGAAATAGATATTTATCAGTTCTTTAATAAACTTTAA
- a CDS encoding serine hydrolase domain-containing protein has product MKSILLGISFCVSFSLLSAQTDGAMKQTRQDSFLSQNDRNLEQWLKENKIPTLGLGIIKNGKVEKAKVYGDYQNGKFSPDNMRFNVASLTKPVTAMIALKLASEGKWDIDEPLYKYWTDPDIANDPRNKMLTTRLIVSHQTGFPNWRALNPNGKLGFQFDPGTKYQYSGEGFEYLRKALENKFHKPLSQLGQELIFKPLRMKDTSYIWDETTDASRIAIGYDKDGKAYEPVKRGTANGADDLMTTVSDYSHFLISVMNGEGLSKKIFSEMQTGQIATEKGKHFGLGFELYDLGNDTTALSHGGSDEGVRTLFVIIPKTKEGIVIFTNSDEGTKVYKKLLTDFMGNYGKKIVEIEMK; this is encoded by the coding sequence ATGAAATCTATTCTTCTTGGTATTAGTTTTTGTGTAAGCTTTTCTCTGCTATCAGCTCAAACTGATGGGGCGATGAAACAAACTAGACAAGATTCTTTTCTATCACAAAATGACAGAAATCTGGAACAATGGCTGAAAGAAAATAAAATTCCTACTCTTGGACTTGGTATTATTAAAAACGGAAAAGTGGAGAAAGCTAAAGTGTACGGCGATTATCAGAACGGAAAATTTTCCCCGGATAATATGCGATTTAATGTAGCCTCATTAACCAAACCGGTTACCGCCATGATTGCTTTGAAACTGGCAAGCGAAGGAAAATGGGATATAGATGAACCTCTTTACAAATATTGGACAGATCCGGACATAGCCAATGATCCCCGAAACAAAATGCTAACTACGAGACTTATTGTAAGCCATCAGACAGGCTTTCCAAACTGGCGTGCATTAAACCCAAATGGGAAACTGGGTTTTCAGTTTGATCCCGGGACGAAATATCAATATTCAGGAGAAGGTTTTGAATATTTACGAAAGGCTTTAGAAAATAAATTCCATAAACCTCTTAGTCAACTTGGACAGGAATTGATCTTTAAACCTTTACGAATGAAAGATACCTCTTATATCTGGGATGAAACGACGGATGCCTCCCGTATTGCAATTGGATATGATAAAGATGGAAAAGCTTATGAACCTGTTAAAAGAGGAACAGCCAATGGTGCCGATGATTTGATGACAACTGTTTCGGATTATAGCCACTTTCTAATTAGTGTCATGAATGGTGAGGGACTTTCTAAAAAGATTTTTTCGGAGATGCAAACCGGTCAGATAGCTACAGAAAAGGGAAAACATTTCGGACTTGGGTTTGAATTGTATGATCTTGGGAATGACACCACCGCCTTGTCTCATGGTGGATCAGATGAAGGAGTACGAACTTTATTCGTGATTATTCCCAAAACTAAAGAAGGTATTGTCATTTTTACCAATAGCGACGAAGGAACTAAAGTCTATAAAAAGCTTCTCACTGATTTTATGGGAAATTACGGAAAGAAAATTGTTGAAATTGAAATGAAATAA
- a CDS encoding KTSC domain-containing protein yields MKKLGEHRTLLGVDKNVTLKELKTIYRNTMKDTHPDKFINDEAGKLEAEEKSKSVIEAYHFLVSINAETQEKYKEEYTETITKSNIQDFYLEKAILTVQHLNGEMYEYIGVPRNTYIKMVNADSPSRFARRHIYGNFIYRKSGEAMAD; encoded by the coding sequence ATGAAAAAACTTGGCGAACACAGAACACTTCTTGGAGTTGATAAAAATGTAACTTTAAAAGAATTAAAGACCATTTACAGGAATACGATGAAAGATACGCATCCTGATAAGTTTATCAATGACGAAGCCGGAAAACTTGAAGCAGAAGAAAAAAGTAAATCTGTGATTGAAGCCTATCATTTCCTGGTAAGCATTAATGCAGAAACTCAGGAGAAATATAAGGAAGAATATACTGAAACGATTACCAAATCCAATATTCAGGATTTTTATCTTGAAAAAGCAATATTGACGGTTCAGCATTTGAACGGAGAAATGTATGAATATATTGGTGTTCCAAGAAATACTTATATCAAAATGGTGAATGCGGATTCTCCAAGCCGTTTTGCAAGAAGACATATCTATGGAAATTTTATCTACAGAAAGTCCGGTGAGGCAATGGCAGATTAA
- a CDS encoding IS4 family transposase produces MSIFNEHKISVSQLLSFIPEALLSHLSANTKVDHYSKVLQGRKMFYLLLFAITSSEKLSQRTLEDTFKDPVFKALFNLDETETVRRSSISERLSKIDSGYFKEIYDCIYNMFCDSYNPAEREKYDLIRTDSTVIGEAAGKLKEGIAQNGGKKFIKYSVLFDGLLPCGVEIYNTPKYCAEDNALSEAVLQHVKREKEHANIYIIDKGLGSAQRMKEFDDKGVFFVIRSKENRKHEEIKSFIEKDQNIDLGEIVLIKDSLVKLYSSKPVPTQKGKTYNKEEQIETHFRLVVVSSKQQPEKEFWFLTNDFQISAKDIANYYRKRWDIEVFFRFLKQELHASHLLSLNKNGIEVMIYMTLITAMLILIYKKANNIGYKTAKRRFAMEIRNLAISILIIGAGGNPDKVFKT; encoded by the coding sequence ATGTCCATTTTCAACGAACACAAAATTTCAGTTTCCCAGTTGTTAAGCTTTATTCCTGAAGCCCTTTTATCCCATCTTTCAGCCAATACTAAAGTAGATCATTATTCTAAAGTTCTTCAAGGCAGAAAGATGTTTTATCTTCTATTATTTGCCATTACCAGCAGTGAAAAATTAAGCCAGCGAACACTGGAAGACACATTTAAAGATCCTGTATTTAAGGCTTTATTCAATCTTGATGAAACTGAAACTGTCAGACGCAGTTCTATTTCTGAGAGGCTTTCGAAAATCGATTCAGGATACTTTAAAGAAATCTACGATTGTATTTATAATATGTTCTGTGATTCCTATAACCCGGCAGAAAGAGAAAAATATGATTTAATAAGAACAGATAGCACTGTTATTGGTGAAGCCGCTGGAAAATTAAAAGAAGGCATTGCTCAAAACGGAGGTAAGAAATTTATTAAGTACAGTGTCTTATTTGATGGACTACTTCCTTGTGGAGTTGAAATTTACAATACTCCCAAATACTGTGCAGAAGATAATGCTCTTTCTGAAGCTGTATTGCAACATGTGAAAAGAGAAAAAGAACATGCCAATATTTATATTATAGATAAAGGATTGGGTTCTGCCCAAAGAATGAAAGAATTTGATGATAAAGGGGTGTTTTTTGTTATAAGATCTAAAGAAAATAGAAAACATGAAGAAATAAAGTCTTTTATTGAAAAAGATCAGAATATCGACTTAGGAGAAATTGTACTGATAAAAGACAGTTTAGTAAAGCTATATTCGTCAAAACCTGTCCCAACTCAAAAAGGGAAAACTTATAATAAAGAGGAACAAATTGAAACACATTTCAGATTGGTTGTAGTAAGCAGCAAACAGCAACCTGAAAAAGAATTTTGGTTTCTGACCAATGACTTTCAAATCTCTGCAAAAGATATTGCGAATTATTATCGAAAAAGATGGGATATTGAAGTTTTTTTTAGATTTCTAAAACAGGAACTTCATGCAAGTCATCTTCTTTCACTCAATAAAAATGGTATAGAAGTAATGATTTACATGACTCTTATTACAGCTATGCTTATACTGATCTATAAAAAAGCAAATAATATAGGATATAAAACAGCCAAAAGAAGATTTGCTATGGAGATAAGAAACCTTGCCATATCCATATTAATAATAGGGGCAGGTGGAAATCCTGATAAAGTCTTTAAAACTTAA
- a CDS encoding efflux RND transporter permease subunit, producing the protein MKLAEISIKRPSLVIVLFTILTLGGILSYTLMGYELIPKFETNMVTISTVYPGASPAEVETSVTRKIEDAVGSLENVKKVESSSYESLSVIMVQLNNGADVDFALNDAQRKVNAILADFPKDVKAPSLNKFSLDDLPIITMSISSDKLNSKDLYDLLDKKIEPIFSRVNGVAQVDLVGGQEREIQVNLDEKKLQGYGLSIGDVQQAILASNLDFPTGSLKTRTTKSTIRLSGKYKSIAEMNSLVVSNKNGAQVRLSDVATVFDSQKDVEKVARFNQFPTILMQVKKQSDANAVAVSESVQKTIKTVEEAYKIQGIKVKVVNDTTDFTLESANHVIFDLFLAIILVAIVMLLFLHSIRNAFIVMVSIPASLVAAFIGMNLMGYTLNLMSLLGLSLVVGILVDDAIVVLENIYRHMEMGKSKIRAAYDGASEIGFTVAAITLVIVVVFLPIAMSSGLVANILAQFCVTVVIATLLSLLASFTIIPWLSSRFGKLEHLTGKNWFEKFILWFESLIDKFTHWITGILEWCLKTTLRRISTVVITFIVLISSFSLVIFGFIGGEFFPPIDRGQFLVQMELSKDATIEKTNQLTLDVEKYLRNDKDVVDLITTVGQQSTGFGGAQATTYQSEVQVNLTDKSERSESTNIKAAKVKRALEEKFTGVEFKTAPIGIMGAENAPIEMVVTAPDNATAVKEATRILELLKKVPGAVDAELSTDSGNPEVQVTLDRDKMASLGLNVSSVGQTMQTAFNGNTDGKFKAGEYEYDINIRFGDVNRQSIDDVKNLMFTNPQGQQVRLSQFADVKMGSGPSLLERRDKSPSVKVRAKAVGRPVGDVANEWAAKFMNGKKPIGVDYIWSGDMENQQEGFGTLGIALLAAIVLVYLVMVSLYDSFVYPFVVLFSIPLAMIGVMVILALTANSLNIFTMLGMIMLIGLVAKNAIMIVDFTNARKAAGATTHDALIQANHARLRPILMTTIAMIFGMLPIALATGAGAEMNKGLAWVVIGGLTSSLFLTLIIVPVVYSLFDSILRRMGKDTKVDYEAEMKAEYVHRELNEDGFTPKHLDK; encoded by the coding sequence ATGAAGTTAGCAGAAATATCGATTAAAAGACCCTCGTTGGTAATTGTATTATTTACAATTCTAACGCTGGGAGGTATCCTGAGTTATACGCTCATGGGATACGAATTGATTCCGAAATTTGAAACCAATATGGTAACTATTTCTACGGTTTATCCGGGAGCATCACCTGCAGAGGTGGAAACTTCCGTCACCCGAAAGATTGAGGATGCCGTTGGTTCTTTGGAAAATGTAAAGAAAGTAGAATCTTCTTCCTATGAAAGCTTATCCGTAATTATGGTACAGCTGAATAACGGAGCTGATGTAGATTTTGCTTTAAATGATGCACAACGTAAGGTAAATGCTATTCTGGCAGATTTCCCTAAAGACGTGAAAGCACCATCACTGAATAAATTCTCTTTAGATGACTTACCCATTATCACGATGAGTATCTCATCTGATAAACTGAATAGTAAAGACCTTTATGACCTATTAGATAAAAAGATCGAACCGATTTTCTCCCGTGTGAATGGGGTTGCACAGGTTGATCTTGTAGGAGGTCAGGAAAGAGAAATTCAGGTGAATCTTGATGAGAAAAAATTACAGGGGTATGGCCTTTCAATTGGTGATGTGCAGCAGGCGATTTTGGCCTCAAACTTAGATTTCCCTACAGGAAGTTTGAAAACCAGAACTACAAAATCTACGATCAGATTATCCGGAAAATATAAGTCGATTGCAGAAATGAACAGCCTTGTTGTTTCCAATAAAAATGGAGCTCAGGTGCGTTTATCTGATGTTGCAACGGTTTTTGACTCTCAGAAAGATGTTGAAAAAGTAGCAAGATTCAATCAGTTTCCAACGATTTTAATGCAGGTTAAAAAGCAGTCTGACGCCAACGCGGTGGCTGTATCTGAAAGTGTTCAGAAAACAATTAAAACAGTAGAAGAAGCATATAAAATTCAGGGAATAAAAGTAAAAGTAGTAAATGATACTACAGATTTTACCCTGGAATCAGCTAACCACGTTATTTTCGACTTATTCCTGGCGATTATTCTTGTAGCAATTGTAATGCTATTGTTCCTTCACAGTATCAGAAATGCATTTATTGTAATGGTTTCCATCCCTGCTTCATTGGTAGCAGCGTTCATCGGAATGAATTTGATGGGATATACATTGAACTTAATGAGTTTACTGGGACTTTCGCTTGTGGTAGGTATTCTGGTGGATGATGCGATTGTGGTACTTGAAAACATTTACCGTCACATGGAAATGGGTAAAAGTAAGATCAGGGCAGCCTATGACGGAGCTTCGGAAATCGGATTTACAGTAGCGGCGATTACCTTGGTAATTGTAGTGGTATTCTTACCGATTGCGATGAGTTCGGGTCTTGTTGCTAATATTTTGGCTCAGTTCTGCGTCACGGTGGTTATTGCAACCTTATTATCATTGTTGGCCTCATTTACTATTATTCCTTGGTTATCTTCAAGATTTGGTAAACTGGAGCACCTGACAGGTAAAAACTGGTTCGAGAAATTTATCCTTTGGTTTGAAAGTCTTATTGACAAATTTACTCACTGGATTACTGGCATTCTTGAATGGTGTTTGAAAACAACATTAAGAAGAATTTCAACAGTAGTAATTACGTTCATTGTTTTGATCAGTTCATTCTCACTGGTAATATTCGGGTTCATTGGAGGAGAGTTCTTCCCACCGATTGACCGTGGTCAGTTCCTGGTACAAATGGAGCTTTCGAAAGATGCTACCATTGAAAAGACCAACCAATTGACGCTGGATGTAGAGAAGTATTTGAGAAATGATAAAGACGTTGTAGACTTAATTACAACAGTTGGTCAGCAATCAACAGGTTTTGGTGGAGCTCAGGCGACAACGTACCAATCAGAGGTTCAGGTAAATTTAACAGATAAATCTGAACGTTCGGAAAGTACAAACATCAAAGCTGCAAAAGTAAAAAGAGCATTAGAAGAGAAATTCACAGGTGTTGAATTTAAAACAGCTCCGATCGGTATCATGGGGGCGGAAAATGCTCCGATTGAAATGGTAGTAACCGCTCCGGATAATGCAACGGCTGTAAAAGAAGCGACAAGAATCCTGGAATTATTGAAAAAAGTTCCCGGAGCAGTAGATGCAGAATTATCTACAGACTCAGGTAACCCTGAAGTACAGGTAACTCTTGATAGAGATAAAATGGCTTCTTTAGGCCTGAATGTTTCAAGTGTAGGACAGACTATGCAAACCGCATTTAACGGAAACACTGATGGGAAATTCAAAGCCGGAGAATATGAATATGACATTAACATTCGCTTTGGAGACGTCAACAGACAATCTATTGATGATGTTAAAAATCTAATGTTTACAAACCCACAAGGGCAGCAGGTTCGTCTGAGCCAGTTTGCTGATGTGAAAATGGGTTCAGGGCCGAGTTTGCTTGAACGTAGAGATAAATCTCCTTCAGTAAAAGTAAGAGCTAAAGCGGTAGGTAGACCTGTTGGAGACGTTGCCAACGAGTGGGCAGCCAAATTTATGAATGGTAAAAAACCTATCGGGGTAGATTATATCTGGAGTGGTGATATGGAAAACCAGCAGGAAGGTTTCGGTACCTTAGGGATTGCATTATTAGCAGCTATCGTATTGGTATATCTGGTAATGGTGTCATTATATGACAGTTTTGTGTATCCTTTCGTCGTATTGTTCTCTATTCCGTTAGCAATGATCGGAGTAATGGTTATCCTTGCTTTGACTGCTAATTCATTAAACATCTTCACGATGCTGGGAATGATCATGTTGATTGGTCTTGTGGCGAAGAACGCGATTATGATCGTTGACTTTACGAATGCAAGAAAAGCAGCGGGAGCAACCACCCATGATGCGTTAATTCAGGCTAACCACGCCCGTCTTCGTCCGATCCTGATGACAACAATCGCGATGATCTTCGGGATGTTACCGATTGCATTGGCAACCGGAGCAGGAGCAGAGATGAACAAAGGTCTTGCATGGGTAGTAATCGGTGGTTTGACATCGTCTCTATTCCTTACCTTGATTATCGTACCGGTAGTGTACTCATTATTTGATTCTATTCTACGAAGAATGGGGAAAGATACCAAAGTAGACTATGAAGCTGAAATGAAAGCAGAATACGTACACAGAGAACTGAATGAAGACGGATTTACGCCTAAACATTTAGACAAATAA